One Hydrogenobaculum sp. 3684 genomic window, TCTAAGTATTTTTGCATTACCACGTAAGCGTTGTAAGTGTTTTCCTCTGCTCCTGAGATTGAGTTCGTGTTAAAGAAAATCTTTTGAGTGGATTCGTATAGCTCAAACAGTGCAAGCATTAGGACTACGCTCATTGCTATTGCTACAAGCATCTCTGTTATGGTAAAAGCCTTAGACTTAGAATGGGCAGTCATTGTCGATCTGGCTATAAGATAGATTGTTGTAAGAGGCTGTAGATGTTATTGTGCTACAGCCACTTGTAGGTTGAGGGCAATTTACATTTAAATTTACTTGTATACCACCGCATTGGGCTGTAGAAGGTATTTGTTGTCCACTCATGCACATGGCTATACCGTTTGAAGATACAGTTGTAAGACATCCATATATAAACCTATTTTTTGCATCGTTGGCAAAAAAAGACTGCATCGCTGCAAACGTAATAACCCCTATTGCTAAAAGAGCGATGGATACCATCACCTCCGTAATAGTAAGTCCCAATTTTCCATGTTTTTGAGTTTTTACCATACACTTCTCTAATCAAAATTATAATACTAATTTTTGTCTATGCTTTCTTCTAAAGAAGATAAATCTATCTGCTTTTTTACAAAATCTTTGTTTGTGCTGCCGTAAGTTTTTTTTCTTGATATAGACAATTCTTTAGAAATTATATCTTTTGCGTCTTTGTCAAAAGCCTTTGAGAAGTTGTTCAGCTCTTCTTTGGTTAGAGATTCTAAGGGTTTTTGGTGTTCTATGGCGTAAGCTACGATATTTCCTACTATGTGATGAGCTTCTCTAAAGGGTATATTTTTTTCTACAAGATAGTTTGCCAAATCTGTGGCTAAAAGAAGGTTTCCCGCTTCTATATTTTGTCTAAACTTTAGATCTTTTACTATAAGTATCATCATTTTTAAGCTGTTTAAGAGGGTTTTTGTAGCATCAAAAATAGGTTCTTTGTCCTCTTGAAGGTCCCTGTTGTAAGTCATTGGAAGCCCCTTTAGGTTTATCATAAGATTTATAAGGTTTGCGTAAACTCTTCCAGTTTTTCCTCTTATAAGCTCTAAAACATCTGGGTTTTTTTTCTGAGGCATGATGGAGCTTCCAGTGCAAAGGCTGTCTGGTAAATCTATAAACTTAAACTCTTCTGTGTTAAATATAATTAAATCTTCTGCCATCCTGGAAAGATGCATCGCTATAGAACTAAGGCAAAACATGTACTCTATGGCAAAATCTCTATCTGCTACAGCATCCATTGAGTTTCTTGAGATTTTAGAAAAGTTCAAAACACTTGCTTCTAAAAACCTATCTAGTGGAAAATCTGCCCCTGCTAAAGCACCGCTTCCAAGGGTTAGGGTATCTATCCTTCTATAAGCATCTATAAGCCTTTGAGAGTCCCTTAAAAAAGCCTCTTTGAAAGAAAGAAGATAATGAGCCACCAACACCGGCTGAGCCCTTTGTAGGTGCGTGTACCCTGGCATTATAAGATCTTCATACTCTTTTGCTTTTAAGACAAGCTGTTGTTTTAGTGCTTTTAAAAGCTCAAAAATCTTTAAAATATGGTCTTTCAAATAAAGCCTTAAATCTGTGTTTACTTGATCGTTTCTTGATCTTCCAGTGTGTAGTTTTTTGGCATCTTCTCCTATTAGTTCATACAACCTACTTTCTATATTCATATGTATATCTTCTTTTGATATATCAAAATAAAACTCGTTTTTTTCTATCTCTTGTTTTATCTTTTTTAGGCCGTTTTTTATATTTTCGTAAGCGTCTTTTGATATGACACCTGCTTTTAAAAGAGCTTCTAAGTGTGCAAAATCTTGCTCTAAGTCGTACATTGCCAAGGCTTTATCAAAGCTTATAGATTCTGTAAAAAGTTCTACGTCTTTTGATGTATCTTCTTTAAATCTTCCAGACCACGCTTTACTCATCCTGTTATTATACTATGTTTTATGAATATAACAGATATAACCGTTATGGTGCTTCCCAAAGCTGATAAAACGGATATTGTGGTGGGTTTTGAAGATTTAAAGATATAAGTGTGTACTAGTATTGCATAATAAAACCATAAAAACGATATGACTATAATCTTTGGGTCTACGTAAAGGCTTTTATCGTAATAAAAAGACCACATAACACCAAAAAGGATAGTAATGGTTAGAAATATAAAACTCATGTTTATGGACAACTTTTCTATAAATATTAAAGTATATATAGGAACGTATGTTTTTGAAAATTTTTTTTGTTTTATCTGCTTTTCTGATATAAGTTTTAACAAAGAAAATATACCTCCAAGCATGATGAAAGAGTAAGAGAACCCCGCACTTATTATATGTATTAAAAATATCGGGTTTAAAAGGCTTGGTTGTTGATGTAAAAATACGTTTCTTAGGTTTGCCATGCTAAACAAAGCCCCTATAAAAGATATAATAAAACCTATGTTTTCTAAATTTCTAAACTTAGTAAGAAGGATCCCATAAAAAAGCATTATGATGTTACCAGAAAAAGCCACTATAGCATCTATGTTGCTAAAAACCACCCCAGATTTTACATTTAAAATAAGTTTTATAAGATAAAACAAATTCCCAAGCATTATAAAAATTAGACTGTATTTTATTGTGTTTTTGGCTTTTAGAGTATAAAGCAAAAAGCTTATAAAAGCCATAAGGTAAAATAGTATATTAAATATATAAAATAT contains:
- the argH gene encoding argininosuccinate lyase; translation: MSKAWSGRFKEDTSKDVELFTESISFDKALAMYDLEQDFAHLEALLKAGVISKDAYENIKNGLKKIKQEIEKNEFYFDISKEDIHMNIESRLYELIGEDAKKLHTGRSRNDQVNTDLRLYLKDHILKIFELLKALKQQLVLKAKEYEDLIMPGYTHLQRAQPVLVAHYLLSFKEAFLRDSQRLIDAYRRIDTLTLGSGALAGADFPLDRFLEASVLNFSKISRNSMDAVADRDFAIEYMFCLSSIAMHLSRMAEDLIIFNTEEFKFIDLPDSLCTGSSIMPQKKNPDVLELIRGKTGRVYANLINLMINLKGLPMTYNRDLQEDKEPIFDATKTLLNSLKMMILIVKDLKFRQNIEAGNLLLATDLANYLVEKNIPFREAHHIVGNIVAYAIEHQKPLESLTKEELNNFSKAFDKDAKDIISKELSISRKKTYGSTNKDFVKKQIDLSSLEESIDKN
- the ccsA gene encoding cytochrome c biogenesis protein CcsA gives rise to the protein MAFISFLLYTLKAKNTIKYSLIFIMLGNLFYLIKLILNVKSGVVFSNIDAIVAFSGNIIMLFYGILLTKFRNLENIGFIISFIGALFSMANLRNVFLHQQPSLLNPIFLIHIISAGFSYSFIMLGGIFSLLKLISEKQIKQKKFSKTYVPIYTLIFIEKLSINMSFIFLTITILFGVMWSFYYDKSLYVDPKIIVISFLWFYYAILVHTYIFKSSKPTTISVLSALGSTITVISVIFIKHSIITG